One Candidatus Korarchaeum sp. DNA segment encodes these proteins:
- the topA gene encoding DNA topoisomerase I — protein MTTLILTEKPNVARRIASILSNDFEKLKKGKITYYKFLLDGEVHYVAPAAGHLLELDYPPGKWDYPSVIPPEKLVLREIKGKEGYLNLLRKLGRESSRIVVATDLDAEGSSIALEIMRALKWEGNKEVLRMEFSSLNANEIRNSFRNLRPFDYNRAQAGWVRRVVDLEWGANVSRGLTLSVRKRGWVNLLSSGRVQGPTLSIITRREREIREFIPRKYYEVLIEVDKGFSLELLPPKGEEKVWSIDYALRAVETVRGRVLRAIVRSEERKLRPPPPFDGTSLQVEASTITGLTPKQIADRASGIAQRLYESGLISYIGTESQKYPKSWRRDEFVEMVKLVASYPPLREEASFVLANMRSDVVEGKKDDPAHPTVHVVGVPETELEGKYREVYEIVARRNLATLSPDALVRRVRVDAEISGFTFRASGHSVIDEGWLRVYPYAKKEVKMPEVSDGDELRVIDVKFEERETQPPKRYSHVSLIREMERLGLGTKNTRIQIIDALRERGYLDAGFKPTRLGEAVVEVLEEFVPSLTNPELTAKLEKGMNEIELGELDPNRFLEESLGSLSEVMEDFKRNEDLISERLYSALLEYKRSLNSSECPKCGGTIDLRKSSYGYFLVCSNFPEKCDVKRNLLRGERLDGRKCVCGLPLVRGKVKTKSGKRREYVRCVSNCDLTPVRCAGCGSPMSAREGKFGVYLRCGNCGSMNFFKVRKR, from the coding sequence ATGACCACGCTAATACTCACGGAGAAGCCGAACGTAGCCAGGAGAATAGCTTCAATACTATCTAATGACTTCGAGAAGCTCAAGAAGGGTAAGATAACTTACTATAAGTTCCTCCTGGATGGTGAGGTCCACTACGTCGCTCCGGCAGCGGGCCATCTGCTCGAGTTGGACTACCCTCCTGGGAAGTGGGATTACCCATCCGTGATCCCACCCGAGAAACTCGTCCTGAGGGAGATCAAGGGTAAGGAAGGTTACTTGAACCTTCTCAGGAAGCTGGGCAGGGAATCCAGTAGGATCGTGGTGGCCACGGATCTGGATGCCGAGGGGAGCTCGATAGCCCTCGAGATAATGAGGGCGTTGAAGTGGGAAGGGAATAAGGAGGTGCTCAGGATGGAGTTCTCCTCGCTTAACGCTAATGAGATAAGGAATTCCTTCAGGAACCTCAGGCCCTTCGACTACAACAGGGCTCAAGCTGGATGGGTGAGGAGGGTAGTCGACCTGGAGTGGGGGGCCAACGTATCCAGGGGGTTGACCTTGAGCGTGAGGAAGAGAGGATGGGTCAATTTGCTCAGCTCGGGAAGGGTTCAGGGCCCTACGCTATCGATAATCACCAGGAGAGAGAGGGAGATAAGGGAATTCATCCCGAGGAAGTACTATGAGGTTCTCATTGAAGTTGATAAGGGATTTTCCCTTGAACTCCTACCTCCTAAGGGAGAGGAGAAGGTGTGGAGCATCGATTATGCCTTAAGAGCTGTGGAGACCGTCAGGGGGAGGGTCTTGAGAGCCATCGTGAGGTCGGAGGAGAGGAAGCTGAGACCACCCCCGCCCTTCGACGGGACCTCGCTGCAAGTGGAGGCGAGCACGATAACTGGGCTCACGCCTAAGCAGATAGCTGATAGGGCAAGCGGAATAGCTCAGAGGCTCTATGAGTCGGGGCTGATAAGCTACATAGGTACCGAGAGTCAGAAGTACCCTAAGAGCTGGAGAAGGGATGAGTTCGTGGAGATGGTCAAGCTGGTAGCTAGCTACCCTCCTCTGAGGGAGGAGGCTTCCTTCGTATTAGCTAACATGAGGAGCGATGTCGTGGAGGGGAAGAAGGATGACCCAGCTCACCCCACCGTACACGTGGTCGGCGTACCCGAGACCGAGCTTGAGGGTAAGTACAGGGAGGTCTATGAGATCGTAGCGAGGAGGAACTTGGCCACTCTCTCACCCGATGCCCTCGTGAGAAGGGTCAGGGTAGATGCGGAGATCAGCGGGTTCACCTTCAGGGCTTCCGGCCACTCGGTGATCGATGAGGGCTGGCTTAGGGTCTACCCTTACGCCAAGAAGGAGGTGAAGATGCCTGAGGTATCGGATGGGGATGAGCTGAGGGTGATCGACGTCAAGTTTGAGGAGAGGGAGACCCAGCCTCCCAAGAGGTACTCCCACGTGTCCCTCATCAGGGAGATGGAGAGGCTAGGTCTCGGGACCAAGAACACGAGGATTCAGATAATAGATGCGCTGAGGGAGAGAGGTTACTTGGACGCCGGCTTCAAGCCCACCAGACTAGGGGAGGCCGTTGTTGAGGTCCTCGAGGAGTTCGTCCCCTCCTTAACGAATCCAGAGCTCACTGCGAAGCTTGAGAAGGGGATGAACGAGATAGAGTTAGGGGAGCTGGACCCGAACCGCTTCCTGGAGGAGTCACTCGGGAGCCTCAGTGAGGTTATGGAGGACTTCAAGAGGAACGAGGATCTCATCTCGGAGAGGCTCTACTCAGCTCTATTGGAGTACAAGAGATCCCTAAACTCGAGTGAATGTCCGAAGTGCGGTGGTACCATCGATCTCAGGAAGAGTAGCTACGGCTACTTCTTGGTCTGCTCCAACTTTCCTGAGAAGTGCGACGTCAAGCGGAACCTACTGAGGGGCGAGAGGCTGGATGGCAGGAAGTGCGTCTGCGGATTACCCCTAGTTAGGGGGAAGGTTAAAACTAAAAGCGGTAAGAGGAGGGAGTACGTGAGGTGCGTCTCCAACTGCGACCTCACGCCGGTGAGGTGTGCGGGATGCGGGAGCCCGATGTCAGCGAGGGAGGGGAAGTTCGGGGTCTACCTGAGGTGCGGAAACTGCGGATCGATGAACTTCTTCAAGGTAAGGAAGCGGTGA
- a CDS encoding NosD domain-containing protein: MVVFSGSPCASGDGSFTSLSSAVAAANPGDRILVCPGTYKENVRVTKSNIVIAGVGEPSSVIIEALNTTKHVIELINLRNVTISNLSLRGAIGSQQSGIYAYYSSESFLKNIVTTGNYFGLNLVSSSGIRVEGLTSENNTNAGVNLEGSIACTLLGMKVRGNRIGLISLLSSDIRVSRSLFSGNSEGGLLLKYSDNNTISYVEARENGWYGIYLQRSRGNLIANSSSSNNNALGVDGYGLYIYQGSSGNSVQNLTAERNVYGIKVYNSDGNVINASLINNSIAGVFVENSRGNRIGGRVSGSMFGVWIYGGGGNEFSGDSGHNRYGVLISESEGNTVRGASIHDNVYTGVVIEGNTSISNVITRISSYNNTILGIDLGGDYVTWNDGKLTEGPNHLIDYPVLMWAGVYGGRMIVRGYINAEGNSSANPNFNDADVEIYQSTGHPSGYGEGLRYLGSLKAINGVFMGWIDLPEDLNGRGINITSLATLMPHGSSEFGPRIFAPPLATNLTLVKSVYPSVVTPGSVVKVSLLMTNYGNGTAYNVTLTDSLPEGMSYVTGTAKLNGSSAEPNVSGRNLSWILNIPPESSLLLEFNATVNAPPGTTLENLATFSSQEGSGSDSSNVSVISPPTIRVKKLASPTSVKVGGEVSYTVTISNSGDLPAFLKVSDKIPNGMSYVEGSFSSNVTLEGPQISGGEMRYNLSLGPRSSASVSYKLRAESEGRKENKVYVNGTMSASASVIVVDPPSPPSGGSGSGSGGSSGTPSCGYLPPPSNPSLGKPASEEKREYVLNGIPIVLVSLGSQGIKIESYRTASPTQTGSSSSTGSSSSGGGAAALITLDIAATPKAAETGSNIAFVVKVSNIGDGAYENLEVLVDLSAGLDYVTGSSKLGGVKVEPRNERNVLKWSIGKLDAKSSLEVSFIAKLIATAGSYKVVAMASDAKDSVIISVKSKEVVTQPPPVEQAPEVVELDVSSSSSGRLGTVRIVLSSPTGAENVKVVANLNASLKYVPGSVRPSSTQVRTEVSGNSLSWTLSISKGKSIEIAFDVEPAADTVTSGRVDVFLPSFGKQKSTIVSFEAKQKAIFPVLEFKLPQIPIWTFLIPLLILPIVLAYRRRGKDAIVMDYTALRVAAERGRLDDLVRRYDIYIPNETFNKLTKDQRLVKSLESYLIGRSIRVERVPREVSIEGLDEEISAVIGLAQRKGTFAYLGEEESFRRLRERGVRVKLMREARPLSVEGSLP; encoded by the coding sequence TTGGTAGTTTTCAGCGGATCCCCTTGCGCATCGGGTGATGGGAGCTTCACCAGCCTGAGCTCGGCCGTAGCAGCAGCTAACCCGGGGGACAGGATACTGGTCTGCCCCGGAACATATAAGGAGAACGTTAGGGTGACCAAGAGCAATATAGTGATCGCAGGAGTTGGTGAACCATCCTCAGTCATCATAGAAGCCCTAAACACGACAAAACACGTTATCGAATTGATAAACCTGAGGAACGTGACGATAAGTAATTTATCACTGAGAGGAGCAATTGGCTCACAACAGAGTGGGATTTACGCTTATTACTCGAGCGAGAGCTTCCTCAAGAACATTGTGACTACCGGTAACTACTTCGGGTTGAACCTAGTCTCTAGCTCAGGGATCAGAGTGGAAGGCTTAACATCTGAGAACAACACGAACGCTGGAGTTAACTTAGAGGGGAGCATCGCCTGCACTCTTCTCGGAATGAAGGTGAGGGGTAATAGGATAGGGCTGATCTCCCTACTGAGCTCGGATATCAGGGTGAGCAGATCGCTATTCAGCGGTAACTCTGAAGGTGGCCTCCTCCTGAAGTACTCCGATAACAACACGATAAGTTACGTTGAGGCTAGGGAGAACGGATGGTACGGCATTTACCTCCAGAGATCCAGGGGGAACTTGATAGCCAACTCGAGCTCCTCGAATAACAACGCCTTGGGCGTCGATGGATACGGCCTCTACATATACCAGGGGTCCAGCGGGAACTCCGTTCAGAACTTAACGGCAGAGAGGAACGTTTACGGTATAAAGGTGTACAACAGTGATGGTAACGTGATAAACGCTTCACTAATCAATAACTCGATAGCGGGCGTCTTCGTCGAGAACAGCAGGGGTAACAGGATCGGGGGTAGAGTGAGTGGAAGCATGTTCGGGGTCTGGATCTACGGCGGAGGGGGGAACGAGTTCTCAGGGGACTCCGGGCACAATAGGTACGGGGTGCTCATCTCGGAGTCCGAGGGAAATACCGTCAGAGGGGCTTCGATTCACGATAACGTGTATACGGGAGTGGTGATAGAGGGTAACACTTCCATCAGCAACGTGATCACCAGGATATCTTCCTACAATAACACGATCCTGGGGATAGATTTGGGAGGGGATTACGTAACTTGGAACGATGGGAAGTTGACGGAGGGTCCCAACCACCTCATCGACTACCCCGTGCTGATGTGGGCCGGTGTTTACGGTGGAAGGATGATAGTCAGGGGGTACATAAACGCGGAGGGTAATTCGTCAGCCAACCCCAATTTCAACGATGCTGATGTGGAGATCTATCAATCCACAGGGCACCCTAGCGGCTACGGGGAGGGACTCAGGTACCTAGGGAGCTTGAAAGCTATTAACGGAGTTTTCATGGGGTGGATAGATCTTCCTGAGGACCTGAATGGGAGGGGGATCAATATAACATCTCTAGCAACACTTATGCCTCATGGGAGCTCGGAGTTCGGTCCAAGAATCTTCGCACCTCCTCTGGCGACGAACTTAACCTTAGTGAAGTCCGTCTACCCTTCCGTAGTCACTCCAGGTTCTGTAGTTAAGGTATCGCTCCTCATGACCAACTACGGGAACGGCACCGCTTACAACGTGACGCTTACCGACTCCCTGCCAGAGGGGATGTCCTACGTGACTGGTACGGCCAAGCTCAACGGGAGCTCAGCCGAACCTAACGTGAGCGGTAGGAACCTCAGCTGGATTCTGAATATCCCTCCCGAGAGCAGCTTACTCCTGGAGTTCAACGCTACGGTGAACGCACCTCCGGGGACCACTCTCGAGAACTTAGCTACCTTCAGCTCTCAGGAAGGCTCAGGGAGTGACTCGAGCAATGTTAGCGTCATATCTCCGCCCACTATAAGGGTTAAGAAGCTCGCCTCACCTACTAGCGTCAAGGTGGGAGGTGAGGTAAGCTACACAGTGACTATAAGTAATTCAGGCGACCTACCAGCATTCTTGAAGGTCTCAGATAAGATACCAAATGGGATGAGCTATGTAGAAGGGAGCTTCTCGTCTAACGTCACTCTAGAGGGCCCGCAGATCTCAGGAGGGGAGATGAGGTACAACCTCAGCTTGGGTCCGAGGAGCTCGGCATCGGTTAGTTATAAGCTGAGAGCTGAGAGTGAAGGTAGAAAGGAAAATAAAGTTTATGTGAACGGGACGATGAGCGCATCAGCCTCCGTGATTGTGGTCGATCCTCCGAGCCCGCCGAGCGGTGGATCGGGCTCCGGTTCAGGAGGTAGCTCAGGGACGCCCTCATGTGGCTACTTGCCCCCGCCCTCGAACCCGAGCCTTGGGAAGCCAGCTAGCGAGGAAAAGCGGGAGTACGTGTTGAATGGGATACCGATAGTCCTCGTCTCACTGGGGTCTCAGGGGATAAAGATAGAGTCGTATCGGACAGCTAGTCCAACTCAGACCGGTTCATCTAGCTCAACCGGTTCATCCAGCTCAGGAGGTGGAGCGGCGGCCCTGATAACCTTAGATATAGCGGCCACTCCTAAGGCGGCTGAGACGGGCAGCAACATAGCTTTCGTAGTGAAGGTGAGCAACATCGGTGATGGTGCTTACGAGAACCTGGAGGTCCTGGTGGACCTAAGCGCTGGACTCGATTACGTTACAGGTTCATCTAAGCTAGGAGGTGTGAAAGTGGAGCCTAGAAACGAGAGGAACGTGCTTAAATGGAGCATCGGTAAGCTAGATGCTAAGAGCAGCTTAGAGGTGAGCTTCATAGCCAAACTGATAGCTACGGCCGGAAGCTACAAGGTAGTAGCTATGGCGTCCGATGCTAAGGACAGCGTAATAATATCGGTTAAATCCAAGGAAGTGGTCACTCAACCTCCCCCCGTGGAGCAGGCTCCCGAGGTAGTCGAGCTCGATGTCTCGAGCTCGTCCTCCGGGAGGTTAGGGACGGTGAGGATAGTACTGAGCAGTCCCACGGGAGCTGAGAACGTCAAGGTGGTAGCCAACCTCAACGCGTCACTCAAATACGTTCCGGGGAGCGTGAGGCCGAGTAGCACGCAGGTGAGGACCGAGGTGAGTGGAAACAGCCTCAGCTGGACCTTGAGCATATCCAAGGGGAAGAGCATTGAGATAGCTTTCGACGTCGAACCGGCCGCCGATACCGTGACCTCCGGTAGGGTGGACGTCTTCCTTCCGAGCTTCGGAAAACAGAAGAGCACTATTGTGAGTTTTGAGGCGAAACAGAAAGCCATATTCCCGGTCCTTGAGTTTAAATTACCTCAGATACCGATATGGACCTTCCTAATCCCCTTACTCATATTGCCGATAGTGCTGGCCTACAGGAGGAGGGGGAAGGACGCTATCGTGATGGATTACACCGCCCTGAGGGTGGCTGCTGAGAGGGGCAGGCTGGATGACTTAGTGAGGAGGTACGATATCTACATACCCAACGAGACGTTCAACAAGCTGACTAAGGACCAGCGTCTCGTTAAGTCCCTGGAGAGCTACCTCATCGGGAGGAGCATAAGGGTGGAGAGGGTACCCAGGGAGGTCTCGATCGAGGGACTCGATGAGGAGATCTCGGCGGTGATAGGCTTAGCTCAGAGGAAGGGGACCTTCGCTTACCTCGGGGAGGAGGAGAGCTTCAGGAGGCTCAGGGAGAGGGGAGTCAGGGTGAAGTTGATGAGGGAGGCGAGACCCCTCTCGGTGGAAGGAAGTCTTCCTTAG
- a CDS encoding HAD-IA family hydrolase has protein sequence MRKLRIDELLQGKEAVITDLDGTLVDLGIDWDSLRERIRREMGWDHPLKPLGPSIPKAARSKAEEEAAFRIVEEAEQRASERANPNSKIVEIFRRIRERGVKVALVTLQARRPAVTTLERLGISEFFDVVVTRDLSLDRREQLRIAMEELGVMPERCLFFGDTQWDIEAGREIGCETVCVGRRIEGSNYFIDKFEDLSID, from the coding sequence GTGCGGAAACTGCGGATCGATGAACTTCTTCAAGGTAAGGAAGCGGTGATAACGGACTTAGACGGTACTCTCGTGGACCTAGGGATAGACTGGGACTCCCTGAGGGAGAGGATCAGGAGGGAGATGGGTTGGGATCATCCCCTGAAGCCGCTGGGTCCTAGCATACCCAAGGCGGCTAGGAGCAAGGCTGAGGAGGAGGCAGCATTCAGGATAGTTGAGGAAGCCGAGCAGAGGGCATCTGAGAGGGCTAATCCAAACTCAAAAATAGTGGAGATATTTAGGAGGATCAGAGAACGTGGGGTCAAGGTAGCCCTGGTGACCTTGCAAGCCAGGAGGCCCGCCGTTACGACGCTTGAGAGGCTCGGTATCTCGGAGTTCTTCGATGTCGTGGTAACGAGGGACCTCTCACTGGATAGGAGGGAACAGTTGAGGATAGCCATGGAGGAGCTTGGGGTGATGCCCGAGAGGTGCCTGTTCTTCGGGGACACCCAGTGGGATATCGAAGCTGGAAGGGAGATCGGTTGTGAGACTGTATGCGTCGGAAGGAGAATAGAGGGATCTAATTACTTCATAGATAAGTTTGAAGATCTATCCATTGACTAA
- a CDS encoding CoA-transferase, with amino-acid sequence MPIRLGKVVAAEDALSSIEDRSVIAISGFNIATTPEFLIVKLWEVYERRGHPRDLFMMTDTLPAVPERGLDFVCRKVYESRDLEFLRGVLVTYLGWAPWLQKLAAENLIEVYTWPIGTASHWFREVASGRPGLITRVGVGTFLDPRHDGCYLNDLARERRTCSSKLVEIDGKEYLLYQAPKPDVALIRATTSDERGNLSMEREGILGTVLGISQAAKSNGGIVIAQVERLARFGSIKPKEVQVPSPLVDHVVISPPEYHWQTCSIHYDPRISGEVIPPQGSILPLELSDRKVIARRVALELVRLAEEKGRPLFVNFGIGIPALVPAVIEEEGLSELLLTSIEAGPLGGIALTEADFGVAIGPFAIIPMPDMFTNYEGGIIDASSLGFMQVDSEGNVNPSFTPERVTGPGGFPVIVSGSPRLYFAGGFTAGRRKIRVERGSLKVEQDGEIVKFVKKVYKIAFNGKIAREEGKDVLYITERAVFRLSDGIVLEEVAPGIDLDRDVLSRMEFEPKVSAKLEEMDRRVFREGKMNLREELSG; translated from the coding sequence TGCTACGACTCCTGAGTTCCTGATAGTGAAGTTATGGGAAGTTTACGAGAGGAGGGGTCACCCTAGGGACCTCTTCATGATGACGGATACACTACCCGCTGTACCCGAGAGGGGACTGGACTTCGTATGCAGGAAGGTTTACGAGAGCCGAGATTTGGAATTCCTAAGGGGGGTGCTCGTCACTTACCTCGGATGGGCTCCTTGGCTCCAGAAACTGGCGGCTGAGAACCTAATAGAGGTGTACACATGGCCAATAGGTACAGCTAGTCACTGGTTCAGGGAGGTGGCCTCAGGAAGGCCAGGGCTCATCACCAGAGTTGGAGTGGGGACGTTCTTAGACCCCAGGCACGACGGCTGCTACCTCAACGATCTCGCTAGGGAGAGGAGGACCTGTAGCAGCAAGTTAGTCGAGATAGATGGTAAGGAGTACTTGCTCTATCAGGCACCTAAGCCCGATGTCGCTCTGATAAGAGCGACGACTTCTGATGAACGCGGGAACCTCTCTATGGAGAGGGAGGGAATCCTGGGTACCGTTTTGGGAATATCACAAGCTGCCAAGTCAAACGGAGGTATCGTAATAGCTCAAGTTGAGAGATTAGCGAGATTTGGATCTATAAAGCCTAAGGAAGTTCAAGTTCCATCCCCCCTAGTTGACCACGTCGTCATCTCACCTCCCGAGTATCATTGGCAGACTTGCTCGATTCACTACGACCCTAGGATAAGCGGTGAAGTGATTCCCCCTCAGGGATCGATCCTCCCGCTCGAGTTGAGCGATAGGAAAGTGATAGCTAGGAGAGTAGCGTTGGAGTTAGTCAGGCTAGCTGAGGAGAAGGGCAGGCCCTTATTCGTCAACTTCGGGATAGGCATACCGGCTCTGGTGCCAGCGGTAATAGAGGAGGAGGGCCTCTCGGAGCTCCTCCTCACCAGCATAGAGGCGGGGCCTCTCGGGGGGATAGCCCTGACGGAGGCCGACTTCGGTGTGGCCATAGGCCCGTTCGCGATAATACCTATGCCGGACATGTTCACTAACTATGAGGGCGGCATAATAGATGCCTCCTCCTTGGGGTTCATGCAGGTGGATTCCGAGGGTAACGTGAACCCCTCCTTCACCCCAGAAAGGGTCACGGGCCCAGGGGGATTCCCGGTCATAGTCTCAGGGTCCCCCAGGCTCTACTTCGCTGGAGGTTTCACGGCAGGTAGGAGGAAGATCAGGGTTGAGCGAGGCTCTCTCAAGGTGGAGCAGGATGGTGAAATCGTTAAGTTCGTCAAGAAGGTTTACAAAATAGCTTTTAACGGAAAGATAGCTCGTGAGGAGGGAAAGGATGTCCTCTACATCACTGAGAGAGCTGTGTTCAGGCTCTCCGATGGGATCGTCCTGGAGGAGGTGGCTCCGGGGATCGACCTAGATAGGGACGTGCTCAGTAGGATGGAGTTCGAGCCTAAGGTGTCAGCTAAGCTGGAGGAGATGGATCGGAGGGTATTCAGAGAGGGAAAGATGAACCTTAGGGAGGAGTTAAGTGGCTAA